Proteins found in one Candidatus Krumholzibacteriia bacterium genomic segment:
- a CDS encoding GNVR domain-containing protein, giving the protein MLDLLRILLRWRRPLLAFAFLAAVVAAGVTLTLTPRYYSQASILPPVDNPAFGTLSSLLQQYQVPVPGGTTTPFLPTLYAAIVRSRKMGVKILDEFALRPLLRGRDDDEDIEMLRRRTFLKYTDEGILLVGYEDTDAARAAGITNGLVRNLDSFIQEFNSSRAAETGKYVQAQVERSSADLAKAEEALRDFQLRHGAIEIDSQTEGALEMAAGLQGQILAKEVELGVVRQHALPGSVELRSRETELRVLREQYANLLGVDPQSLPTTGEEKLFPRFGEVPDLSLQYLRLLREVKLQTALYTMLLQQLEQARIEEQKNTHVLSVLDWAVPSTERVYPKRVRIVLVAALAASAWIGILAVCVEKLRERRADAAEAARLAALRAEWARMPGWIRSLERLLVK; this is encoded by the coding sequence ATGCTTGATCTCCTGCGCATTCTCCTTCGCTGGCGCCGGCCCCTGCTCGCCTTCGCGTTCCTCGCCGCCGTGGTGGCTGCGGGGGTCACCCTGACGCTGACGCCGCGCTACTACTCCCAAGCCTCGATCCTGCCGCCGGTGGACAACCCGGCTTTCGGCACCCTGTCGAGCCTGTTGCAGCAGTACCAGGTCCCCGTGCCCGGCGGCACCACCACACCGTTCCTGCCGACGCTCTACGCCGCCATCGTCCGCAGTCGCAAGATGGGGGTGAAGATCCTGGATGAGTTCGCCTTGCGCCCGCTGCTCCGCGGCCGCGACGACGACGAGGACATCGAGATGCTGCGCCGGCGCACCTTCCTCAAGTACACCGACGAGGGCATCCTGCTCGTGGGGTACGAGGACACCGACGCCGCGCGGGCCGCCGGCATCACCAACGGCCTGGTGCGCAACCTCGACTCCTTCATCCAGGAGTTCAACAGCAGTCGCGCCGCGGAAACGGGGAAGTACGTGCAAGCCCAGGTGGAACGCAGCAGCGCCGACCTGGCGAAGGCGGAAGAAGCCTTGCGCGACTTCCAGCTCCGCCACGGCGCCATCGAGATCGATTCTCAAACCGAGGGCGCTCTGGAGATGGCGGCGGGTCTGCAAGGGCAGATCCTGGCCAAGGAAGTAGAGCTGGGCGTGGTGCGGCAGCACGCCCTGCCGGGATCTGTGGAGCTGCGCTCCCGAGAAACGGAGCTCCGGGTGCTGCGGGAGCAGTATGCCAACCTGCTGGGGGTGGATCCGCAGAGCCTGCCCACCACGGGCGAGGAGAAGCTCTTCCCCCGTTTCGGGGAGGTGCCGGATCTGTCGCTGCAGTACTTGCGCTTGCTGCGCGAGGTGAAGTTGCAGACGGCGTTGTACACCATGCTGCTGCAGCAGCTCGAGCAGGCCCGCATCGAGGAACAGAAGAACACCCACGTCCTCTCCGTCCTCGACTGGGCGGTGCCGAGCACCGAGCGCGTCTACCCCAAGCGGGTGCGCATCGTGCTGGTGGCGGCGCTGGCCGCGAGCGCTTGGATCGGCATCCTGGCGGTGTGCGTGGAGAAGCTGCGCGAACGCCGGGCGGACGCGGCAGAGGCGGCGCGGTTGGCGGCCCTGCGCGCCGAGTGGGCGCGCATGCCCGGTTGGATCCGCAGCCTCGAGCGGCTCCTCGTCAAGTGA
- a CDS encoding class I SAM-dependent methyltransferase — MQSEVACPACTAPWSGERARVGPAEVLACATCGLWFSPETDVAAVDYSALYASPEYRAAQVEPLARTRDWRTFARYPTYRPFFEQVQRRAGESLLDVGCGVGIFCRAAHAAGWNVRGIDVAAAAVEQGRGSAPFPLECATAAALGERGERFDVVTAFEVLEHQAHPVPLVQDLFALLAPGGSLFCTVPNRESRLVQNASRPDWLPPVHLLFFTATALRQLLERVGFTVVASGVIDLEAPPSLLRPGRLKYELRRLRQRHLRPDPAGLWAHGRRP, encoded by the coding sequence ATGCAGAGCGAAGTCGCGTGCCCGGCTTGTACCGCCCCGTGGTCCGGTGAGCGTGCGCGCGTGGGTCCCGCCGAGGTCCTGGCCTGCGCCACCTGCGGCCTCTGGTTCTCCCCGGAAACCGACGTCGCCGCCGTCGATTACAGCGCCCTCTATGCTTCGCCGGAATATCGGGCCGCGCAAGTGGAGCCGCTGGCGCGCACGCGAGACTGGCGCACCTTCGCCCGCTACCCGACCTATCGGCCCTTCTTCGAGCAGGTGCAGCGACGCGCCGGGGAAAGCCTTCTCGATGTGGGGTGCGGCGTCGGCATCTTCTGTCGCGCCGCCCACGCGGCGGGCTGGAACGTGCGCGGGATCGATGTCGCCGCCGCCGCCGTCGAGCAAGGGCGTGGCAGCGCCCCCTTCCCTCTCGAGTGCGCCACCGCCGCGGCACTCGGCGAGCGCGGCGAGAGGTTCGACGTGGTCACTGCCTTCGAGGTTCTGGAGCACCAGGCGCATCCCGTCCCACTCGTGCAGGATCTCTTCGCTCTGCTCGCTCCGGGCGGTTCCTTGTTCTGCACCGTTCCCAACCGCGAGAGTCGCCTGGTGCAGAACGCCTCGCGCCCCGACTGGCTTCCTCCGGTGCATCTCCTCTTCTTCACCGCCACGGCGCTGCGACAGCTGCTGGAAAGGGTCGGCTTCACCGTGGTCGCCAGCGGTGTCATCGACCTCGAGGCTCCACCCTCCCTGCTGCGTCCGGGGCGTCTCAAGTACGAACTCCGCCGCCTGCGGCAACGCCACCTCCGGCCCGACCCCGCTGGACTCTGGGCCCACGGACGGAGGCCGTGA
- a CDS encoding carbohydrate kinase family protein encodes MRATSPAIAVLGTLTRDTTVYADGSRSENLGGTHYSVLTLAHLFQGKARILPVAHVGADAFTAIEAALNLPGVDRSGLMQVPQSNNHVYLTYTSATEREEILVGLVPPLSAAECSGFGSLDWVLVNLTSGRDVTLEGMQALRGATGGTVQLDVHSLTLDFAPNGKRFLSKPEGWERWVACADWVQMNETEAKLLGEGLPLQEFAARVLALGPQGVFVTLGDAGCHGFWHQGGERRSLRLPAARQPEPAFPTGCGDVFGAGLAFALLQGAPVDAALRFANATAGTKAGWEPFGALRDLRRALARELETLLPEPHA; translated from the coding sequence ATGCGCGCCACTTCCCCAGCCATCGCCGTCCTCGGCACGTTGACGCGGGATACCACGGTGTATGCCGACGGCTCGCGGAGCGAGAACCTCGGCGGCACGCACTACAGTGTGTTGACCCTGGCACACCTCTTCCAAGGCAAAGCGCGCATCCTCCCGGTGGCGCATGTGGGTGCCGACGCCTTCACCGCCATCGAGGCGGCGCTCAACTTGCCCGGAGTCGACCGCTCCGGCCTGATGCAAGTGCCGCAGAGCAACAACCACGTCTATCTCACCTACACGAGCGCCACCGAACGCGAGGAGATCTTGGTCGGTCTGGTGCCGCCCCTCTCGGCAGCGGAGTGCAGCGGCTTCGGATCTCTGGACTGGGTGCTGGTGAACCTGACTTCGGGACGCGACGTGACCTTGGAAGGCATGCAGGCGCTGCGCGGGGCGACGGGCGGCACGGTGCAGCTGGATGTGCACAGCTTGACCCTGGACTTCGCCCCGAACGGCAAGCGCTTCCTCTCCAAGCCCGAGGGCTGGGAGCGCTGGGTGGCATGCGCCGATTGGGTGCAGATGAACGAGACCGAGGCCAAGCTCCTCGGCGAAGGTCTGCCGCTACAGGAGTTCGCCGCTCGTGTCCTCGCCCTCGGACCGCAGGGTGTCTTCGTCACCCTCGGGGACGCCGGCTGTCACGGCTTCTGGCACCAAGGGGGAGAACGGCGGAGCCTGCGCCTGCCGGCGGCGCGCCAGCCAGAGCCGGCGTTTCCCACCGGCTGCGGCGACGTCTTCGGCGCCGGCCTCGCTTTCGCCCTGCTCCAAGGGGCCCCTGTGGACGCGGCCTTGCGCTTCGCCAATGCCACGGCTGGCACCAAGGCGGGCTGGGAGCCCTTCGGTGCGCTCCGCGACCTGCGACGCGCTCTCGCTCGCGAGCTCGAAACCTTGCTGCCCGAGCCTCACGCCTGA
- a CDS encoding outer membrane beta-barrel protein — MGSLRSGVLVAFSLFLPGAAAAQLVPGQHSIMPSVGATFATDNLLSTTTPIAFGIQPLPPEENASANPVSTEMRLDPGFSVGLRYAYNLTRRLAAEVEGNYGVSVFAIKLLEHLEEPTQEPQYETTTMDARIFRYGVNLAYHMGVWKDCHPFLLSGVGGQIINLRQKGPLNTDPVSNGTLVFGGGMNFRANNTLQIRAEVRDYVYNFHFDNQFAGPDSWQIMSYRDVGRAVAVSQPTRQHDLVVSLGFQMRIH; from the coding sequence GTGGGGTCTCTCCGCTCGGGTGTTCTCGTGGCGTTCTCGCTGTTCCTTCCCGGGGCGGCTGCGGCCCAGCTCGTTCCCGGCCAGCACAGCATCATGCCCTCCGTCGGTGCGACTTTCGCCACCGACAATCTCCTCAGCACGACGACTCCCATCGCATTCGGCATCCAGCCCCTGCCGCCGGAGGAGAACGCCAGCGCCAATCCGGTGAGCACGGAGATGCGCCTCGACCCTGGCTTCAGCGTCGGGTTGCGTTATGCCTACAACCTGACCCGGCGTCTGGCGGCGGAGGTCGAGGGCAACTACGGCGTCTCGGTGTTCGCCATCAAGCTGCTGGAGCATCTGGAGGAGCCCACCCAGGAGCCGCAGTACGAGACCACCACGATGGACGCGCGCATCTTCCGCTACGGCGTGAACCTGGCCTATCACATGGGGGTCTGGAAGGACTGCCACCCCTTCCTGCTGAGCGGTGTGGGAGGCCAGATCATCAACCTGCGCCAGAAGGGCCCGCTGAACACCGATCCCGTCAGCAACGGCACGCTGGTTTTTGGCGGCGGCATGAACTTTCGAGCCAACAACACCCTCCAGATCCGCGCCGAAGTCCGAGACTACGTCTACAACTTCCATTTCGACAACCAGTTCGCCGGTCCGGATTCGTGGCAGATCATGTCCTACCGGGATGTCGGACGGGCGGTTGCCGTTTCCCAGCCGACGCGCCAGCACGATCTCGTGGTCAGCCTGGGCTTCCAGATGCGGATCCACTAG
- a CDS encoding Smr/MutS family protein produces MLWLVATLLLVAGLAWLGRRFLGAPPPPPPPPLESVPDDVPAVVTVEDSLDLHGVPPREVAELVDTFLDTACLQGRRQVRIVHGKGIGAMRRTVRARLARHPGVLAFADAPPPSGWGATVVELGPPAVAPPQGSD; encoded by the coding sequence ATGCTCTGGCTCGTCGCCACCCTCCTCCTCGTGGCCGGCCTTGCCTGGCTCGGACGCCGCTTCCTCGGCGCGCCGCCGCCGCCGCCGCCGCCACCTCTCGAGTCGGTTCCCGACGACGTGCCTGCAGTCGTCACCGTCGAAGACAGCCTCGATCTGCACGGCGTCCCGCCCCGCGAGGTGGCCGAACTCGTCGATACCTTCCTCGACACCGCTTGCCTCCAAGGGCGGCGGCAAGTGCGCATCGTCCACGGCAAGGGGATCGGCGCCATGCGCCGCACGGTCCGTGCCCGACTGGCGCGACACCCTGGCGTTCTCGCCTTCGCCGACGCACCGCCGCCCAGCGGCTGGGGCGCCACGGTCGTGGAGCTCGGCCCTCCCGCTGTTGCGCCGCCCCAGGGTTCCGACTAG
- a CDS encoding glycosyltransferase family 4 protein, with protein MRVLFISQYFPPEMGAPAARTYELARRWVQLGAEVTVVTAVPNHPTGVVPERYRRGRLFEEHLDGIRVLRTWIYPAANRGFWRRSLNYVSFMCSSLCFGVRRAGPVDIVIATSPQFLVGLSGWVASRWRGVPFVFEVRDLWPDSIAALGVLREGLLLRTLQRLEMLLYRQAVRIVGVAHSTKTELVRRGVEPEKIVIIPNGADSEVFRDLEKFNGIRENLDLGRKFVVSYIGTHGLAHGLDTVLDCADRLRQLPDIAFLFVGDGAERERLVERAGELALPNVHFLGVQPRERIPYYLATSDVSLVPLRRKELFQKVLPSKLFEIMGCSRPVILGVEGEAQIAVERAEAGLCVAPEDPQQLAEAILTLFQDPALADRLGRNGRSYVRRHYCRDRLAGAYFALLRQVVAENR; from the coding sequence ATGCGTGTCCTCTTCATCAGCCAATACTTCCCGCCCGAGATGGGCGCACCAGCGGCGCGCACGTACGAATTGGCGCGCCGGTGGGTGCAGCTCGGCGCCGAAGTCACCGTCGTCACCGCCGTCCCCAACCATCCCACCGGCGTCGTGCCCGAGCGCTATCGGCGCGGTCGGCTCTTCGAGGAACACTTGGACGGCATCCGGGTGCTGCGCACCTGGATCTATCCGGCGGCGAATCGCGGCTTCTGGCGCCGCAGCCTCAACTACGTTTCCTTCATGTGCAGCTCGCTCTGCTTCGGTGTGCGACGTGCCGGTCCGGTGGACATCGTCATCGCCACCTCGCCGCAGTTCCTGGTGGGTCTGTCGGGCTGGGTCGCCAGCCGCTGGCGCGGCGTCCCCTTCGTCTTCGAGGTGCGTGATCTGTGGCCGGATTCCATCGCCGCACTCGGTGTGCTGCGCGAAGGACTGCTGCTGCGGACCCTGCAGCGACTGGAGATGCTGTTGTACCGGCAGGCGGTGCGCATCGTCGGCGTGGCGCATTCGACGAAGACGGAACTCGTGCGTCGCGGCGTGGAGCCGGAGAAGATCGTCATCATCCCCAACGGCGCCGACAGCGAGGTCTTCCGCGATCTGGAGAAGTTCAACGGCATTCGCGAGAACCTCGATCTGGGTCGTAAGTTCGTGGTCTCCTACATCGGCACGCACGGCCTGGCGCATGGGCTGGACACGGTTCTCGATTGTGCCGATCGCCTGCGGCAGCTGCCGGACATCGCCTTCCTCTTCGTCGGCGATGGGGCGGAGCGGGAGCGCTTGGTGGAGCGCGCTGGTGAGCTGGCGCTCCCGAACGTGCACTTCCTCGGCGTGCAGCCGCGCGAGCGCATTCCCTATTACCTCGCCACCTCGGATGTCTCCCTCGTGCCGCTGCGACGCAAGGAGCTGTTCCAGAAAGTGCTGCCGTCGAAGCTCTTCGAGATCATGGGCTGCTCCCGGCCGGTGATCCTGGGGGTGGAGGGCGAGGCCCAGATCGCGGTGGAGCGGGCAGAGGCGGGTCTGTGCGTGGCCCCGGAGGACCCGCAGCAACTGGCAGAAGCGATCCTCACGCTCTTCCAGGATCCGGCCCTGGCCGACCGCTTGGGCCGCAACGGTCGCAGTTACGTGCGACGCCACTACTGTCGCGACCGGCTCGCCGGTGCCTACTTCGCCCTGTTGCGGCAAGTCGTCGCCGAGAACCGGTGA
- a CDS encoding oligosaccharide flippase family protein, translating into MSLARTVAWNSGVQVGGRLVGLLASLFFNALLIRHLGIATFGQFTAASVYVGLFMILGESGLYLVSVRRAMQEPELRGRILGTALGLRLLWTCIPLGLAFAIAQCIPVQRFPTYQPVVKLVIGIVALNEYIRLLSQFLTAVFRMHLRMDLAVIGEVGSRLVALAGILLVVHAGGGLVSVALAFLAANAVNLAYAWVMAQRLEGLRPQLHRPVVGGLLRESVVVAGVLVLSLLRLQVGTFLLSLLRPAEDVGVYGVAIKVHEVLVTFPGLFIALLYPVLSRLASEDAAKLRHTFQRTFDVMVLAGVAVGLEIVVLAPHITAVLGETRATLPLRILALSLPSVFVGMSFSHLLLAEGRQAIILRLYSCLALASLAANALLIPHYSYVAVATTSAVMETLVLLSLCTYWWRRGMQVQLRVLWAVPLAAAIGSGLLLLERSVLPSEALTLPARVAVLLVAGTLAFALFLGAAWRCGLVQTALWRSLLPGSARGAAVR; encoded by the coding sequence GTGAGCCTGGCACGCACCGTGGCGTGGAATTCGGGAGTGCAGGTGGGCGGTCGGCTCGTCGGCCTGCTGGCGTCCCTCTTCTTCAACGCTCTCCTCATCCGCCACTTGGGGATCGCCACCTTCGGACAGTTCACCGCCGCCTCGGTGTACGTCGGCCTGTTCATGATCCTCGGCGAGTCCGGCCTCTACCTGGTGTCGGTGCGCCGCGCCATGCAGGAGCCGGAGTTGCGCGGCCGCATCCTCGGCACCGCTCTCGGCCTGCGACTGCTGTGGACCTGCATCCCCCTCGGTCTCGCCTTCGCCATCGCCCAGTGCATCCCGGTGCAGCGCTTCCCCACCTATCAACCGGTGGTCAAGCTCGTCATCGGCATCGTGGCGTTGAACGAGTACATTCGCCTGCTGTCGCAGTTCCTCACCGCCGTCTTCCGCATGCACCTGCGCATGGATCTCGCCGTCATCGGCGAAGTGGGTTCGCGCCTGGTGGCTCTCGCCGGCATCCTCCTGGTGGTGCATGCCGGCGGCGGCCTGGTCTCGGTGGCGTTGGCCTTCCTCGCCGCCAACGCCGTCAACTTGGCCTACGCCTGGGTGATGGCACAGCGCCTCGAAGGCTTACGGCCGCAGCTGCACCGGCCCGTGGTCGGCGGCCTGCTGCGGGAATCCGTCGTCGTCGCCGGCGTCCTGGTGCTGAGCTTGCTGCGCTTGCAGGTCGGCACCTTCCTGCTCTCCCTGCTGCGCCCCGCGGAGGACGTCGGTGTCTACGGTGTGGCGATCAAGGTGCACGAGGTGTTGGTCACTTTCCCCGGGCTCTTCATCGCCCTCCTCTATCCCGTCTTGTCCCGCCTCGCCTCGGAGGACGCGGCCAAGTTGCGCCACACTTTCCAGCGCACCTTCGACGTCATGGTGCTGGCGGGAGTCGCGGTGGGGCTCGAGATCGTGGTGCTGGCGCCACACATCACCGCCGTCCTGGGCGAGACCCGGGCGACGCTGCCGTTACGAATCCTGGCACTCTCCCTGCCCTCGGTCTTCGTCGGCATGAGCTTCTCGCACCTGTTGCTGGCCGAGGGCCGGCAGGCAATCATCCTGCGTCTCTACTCCTGTCTGGCACTGGCGAGCCTCGCCGCCAACGCCCTCCTCATCCCGCATTACTCCTACGTCGCCGTGGCGACCACGAGCGCGGTGATGGAAACCCTCGTGCTCTTGTCGCTCTGCACCTATTGGTGGCGGCGGGGCATGCAGGTGCAGCTGCGCGTCCTCTGGGCCGTGCCCCTCGCCGCCGCGATCGGTTCGGGGCTGCTCCTCCTGGAGCGCTCCGTCCTTCCGAGTGAGGCGCTGACGCTTCCTGCCCGCGTCGCCGTGCTTCTCGTCGCCGGCACCCTGGCCTTCGCTCTCTTCCTCGGCGCTGCCTGGCGCTGCGGTCTGGTGCAAACCGCGCTGTGGCGCAGTCTGCTGCCGGGCTCGGCGCGGGGCGCGGCAGTACGTTGA
- a CDS encoding CAP domain-containing protein, producing the protein MRSQPLRIPPAFSRSFGPAGRGPLLWFLWGILVLVSTLAGIAAPPGADVRGVEARLGELVRDRVSQRNGCRLQMDPELCAAAREWSELVAAGVVSDGHELLRSSLSARGILDPFPYVFYGSAPPERFDEIETRLRAQLLRLPEAEAKLYTHLGVGLHEHTTRRYLVRRTEWFVTVLLTQRAVSFSPLPGDPRPRERFLFEGEVYPPYREPKVLLTRPDGNTEVLENYALEPRRFRTYLCFGTQPGEYQLEVMGRYDMGPRVLGLASLWLRDDAGPSHYDVLLAAARQGTLQPTPPRPSFDPPRDERQAEEQLLALLNRDRNRAGAGALQELPELSRVARSHSTEMRDRGYFAHVSPRTGRLVDRAEDAGIAYRRIGENIAVGGSVEEAQEALMRSPGHRMNLLDPEFSHVGVGVAFDVDSQGRRRVFVTENFLVPPP; encoded by the coding sequence GTGCGCTCGCAGCCGCTGCGGATTCCCCCAGCCTTTTCGCGCTCGTTCGGCCCCGCCGGTCGAGGCCCGCTGCTCTGGTTCCTCTGGGGGATCCTTGTTCTCGTCTCCACCTTGGCAGGGATCGCGGCGCCCCCGGGTGCCGACGTCCGTGGCGTCGAGGCCCGGCTCGGCGAGCTCGTCCGCGACCGGGTCTCGCAGCGCAACGGCTGCCGACTGCAGATGGACCCGGAGCTCTGCGCCGCGGCCCGGGAGTGGAGCGAGCTCGTCGCCGCGGGCGTCGTCAGTGACGGCCACGAGCTCCTGCGCTCCTCGCTCTCGGCGCGCGGGATTCTCGACCCGTTTCCCTACGTATTCTATGGCTCCGCTCCACCCGAGCGCTTCGACGAGATCGAGACGCGCCTGCGCGCCCAACTTCTGCGCCTGCCCGAGGCCGAGGCCAAGCTGTACACGCACCTCGGCGTCGGTCTGCACGAGCACACGACCCGCCGCTACTTGGTGCGGCGCACCGAGTGGTTCGTCACCGTCCTCCTCACCCAACGCGCCGTGAGCTTCTCCCCCTTGCCAGGCGATCCCCGCCCCCGGGAGCGCTTCCTCTTCGAAGGCGAGGTGTACCCGCCCTACCGGGAACCGAAAGTGTTGCTCACCCGTCCGGATGGGAACACCGAGGTCCTGGAGAACTACGCCCTCGAGCCGCGCCGCTTCCGCACCTACCTCTGCTTCGGCACCCAGCCGGGGGAGTATCAGCTCGAGGTCATGGGTCGTTACGACATGGGCCCGCGCGTGCTCGGCCTGGCCAGCTTGTGGCTGCGGGACGATGCCGGTCCGAGCCACTATGATGTGCTCCTCGCTGCCGCGCGCCAAGGCACCTTGCAGCCCACACCGCCCCGTCCCAGCTTCGACCCACCCCGCGACGAGCGCCAGGCGGAAGAACAGCTGCTGGCGCTCCTCAACCGCGACCGCAACCGCGCCGGCGCCGGAGCGTTGCAGGAGCTCCCCGAGCTTTCCCGCGTCGCCCGCTCGCACAGCACCGAGATGCGCGACCGGGGTTACTTCGCTCACGTGTCGCCGCGCACCGGCCGTCTCGTCGATCGGGCCGAAGACGCAGGCATCGCCTACCGCCGGATCGGGGAAAACATCGCCGTCGGCGGCAGCGTCGAGGAAGCCCAGGAAGCGCTCATGCGCAGCCCCGGGCACCGCATGAATCTCCTCGATCCGGAATTCAGCCACGTCGGTGTGGGCGTTGCCTTCGACGTGGATTCCCAGGGACGGCGTCGCGTCTTCGTCACCGAAAACTTCCTCGTCCCGCCGCCGTAG
- a CDS encoding glycosyltransferase family 4 protein, with amino-acid sequence MSTTPERIAMVAHALEVGGMESMFFGLARGLRALGADVTLVVTERRGAWHSRPRQEDFARTDLVPPPWWSRRRHALEVARCLRPYDAVLLHHSRSAQSGLGLLGERSVAVSVLHNDDEAIFRVGLGNADNLDWAVAVSPVVQERALEQGAEAERLLCIANGVEVPASYPKAAARRGTAPLRLVFLGRLEQRQKGILDLPDILARVLAAGLEVRFDVIGAGGADAALLRQRLAALLPPERLCFHGNVPHPAAMELLQQADLCLLPSRFEGAPMVVLEAMARGVVPVASRLPGSTESLCRDGEEGFLPAAGDTEAFAAAILRLGRDPALWARLSHAAWERTRRDFGSERMARRYLDLVQGGRGTARARSGKLYLPLLGPASFVPEGLRRGLVALADRRRG; translated from the coding sequence GTGAGCACGACACCGGAACGGATCGCGATGGTCGCACACGCCCTCGAAGTGGGCGGGATGGAATCGATGTTTTTCGGCCTCGCTCGCGGGCTCCGCGCCCTGGGAGCCGACGTCACCCTCGTCGTCACCGAGAGGCGCGGGGCCTGGCACTCTCGACCACGACAAGAAGATTTCGCCCGCACCGACCTCGTGCCTCCACCCTGGTGGAGTCGTCGCCGCCACGCCCTCGAAGTGGCCCGCTGCCTGCGCCCTTACGACGCCGTCCTCCTGCACCACAGCCGCAGCGCCCAGAGCGGTCTCGGACTCTTGGGGGAGCGCAGTGTGGCGGTCTCGGTGTTGCACAACGACGACGAGGCGATCTTCCGCGTCGGCCTCGGCAACGCCGACAACCTGGACTGGGCGGTGGCGGTGAGTCCGGTGGTGCAAGAGAGAGCCCTCGAGCAGGGGGCAGAGGCCGAAAGACTGCTCTGCATCGCCAACGGCGTCGAGGTCCCTGCCTCCTACCCGAAGGCGGCAGCCCGGCGCGGCACCGCGCCGCTTCGTCTCGTTTTCCTCGGCCGCCTGGAGCAGCGGCAGAAAGGCATCCTCGATCTGCCCGACATCCTCGCCCGCGTGCTCGCCGCCGGCTTGGAGGTACGGTTCGACGTCATCGGTGCCGGTGGAGCCGACGCCGCCCTGCTCCGCCAGCGCCTCGCGGCGCTCCTGCCGCCGGAGCGCCTCTGTTTTCACGGCAACGTTCCGCATCCAGCCGCCATGGAACTCTTGCAGCAGGCGGACCTCTGTCTGCTGCCGTCGCGCTTCGAAGGCGCGCCGATGGTGGTGCTGGAAGCTATGGCGCGCGGTGTCGTCCCGGTGGCGTCGCGGCTTCCGGGCAGCACCGAGTCGCTTTGCCGTGACGGCGAGGAGGGCTTCCTTCCCGCCGCCGGCGACACCGAGGCCTTCGCCGCCGCCATCCTCCGCCTCGGGCGCGACCCCGCCTTGTGGGCCCGCCTCTCCCATGCCGCCTGGGAACGGACGCGGCGTGACTTCGGCAGCGAGCGCATGGCGCGGCGCTACCTGGATCTCGTCCAGGGCGGGCGCGGCACGGCGAGAGCACGCTCCGGAAAGCTCTACCTGCCTCTGCTCGGTCCGGCGAGTTTCGTCCCCGAGGGATTGCGGCGCGGTCTCGTGGCTCTCGCCGACCGGAGACGGGGATGA
- a CDS encoding (2Fe-2S) ferredoxin domain-containing protein gives MPQFERHLFVCENERAEGHPRGCCSAKGSREVRARLKRLIHEHGLAGRVRANQAGCLDQCERGITIVVYPEGVWYGGVTLADVDEIFERHVLRGEVVERLRLRDAPDPAR, from the coding sequence TTGCCCCAGTTCGAACGTCATCTCTTCGTCTGCGAGAACGAGCGCGCCGAGGGTCATCCCCGCGGCTGCTGCTCGGCCAAAGGCTCCCGCGAGGTGCGCGCCCGCTTGAAGCGCCTCATCCACGAGCACGGCCTCGCCGGGCGCGTCCGCGCCAACCAGGCTGGATGTCTCGACCAGTGCGAACGGGGCATCACCATCGTCGTCTACCCCGAGGGCGTGTGGTATGGCGGGGTGACGCTGGCGGACGTGGACGAGATCTTCGAACGCCACGTGCTCCGCGGCGAGGTGGTGGAGCGGCTGCGTCTGCGGGACGCTCCCGATCCCGCCCGCTGA
- a CDS encoding HAD-IA family hydrolase, with protein MLPYRCLILDLDGTVLDSHAYTFAAVRHACQPFVAPPDDGAIHARFGPDERIILRSFVGAADADAAYARLQHYYAEHAHEVRLHAAVPPLLEACRRAGVSRGLFTGRGKDSAHLLLRATALQDHFDAVVAGDEARPKPAPDGILLLLQQLGRRAGETLVVGDSPLDLQAAAAAGAAAALATWFARGVTASDIGARRLGSPSDLWEWLALSPPGA; from the coding sequence ATGCTCCCGTACCGCTGTCTCATCCTCGATCTCGACGGCACCGTGCTCGATTCGCACGCTTACACCTTCGCCGCCGTCCGCCACGCCTGCCAGCCCTTCGTCGCCCCACCGGACGACGGCGCCATCCACGCTCGCTTTGGCCCCGACGAGCGCATCATCCTGCGCAGCTTCGTGGGAGCGGCGGACGCCGACGCGGCCTACGCCCGGTTGCAGCACTACTACGCCGAGCACGCCCACGAAGTGCGCCTCCATGCCGCCGTGCCGCCGCTCCTCGAGGCGTGCCGGCGCGCCGGAGTCTCCCGGGGGCTGTTCACGGGGCGCGGCAAGGACTCGGCGCACCTGCTCCTGCGGGCGACAGCGTTACAGGACCACTTCGATGCGGTCGTCGCCGGTGACGAGGCCCGTCCTAAACCGGCGCCCGACGGGATCCTGCTCTTGCTGCAGCAGCTCGGTCGCCGCGCCGGGGAGACTCTGGTGGTGGGGGACTCGCCTCTCGACCTGCAGGCGGCGGCCGCAGCCGGGGCCGCCGCGGCGCTCGCCACCTGGTTCGCCCGCGGCGTGACCGCGAGCGACATCGGCGCCCGGCGGTTGGGCTCGCCTTCGGACCTCTGGGAGTGGTTGGCGTTGTCGCCACCTGGCGCCTGA